A genomic window from Mesorhizobium sp. 131-2-1 includes:
- the uvrC gene encoding excinuclease ABC subunit UvrC, producing MSPAQTHKGNGVADDLPPDLDLEDESAEEIVEPETVGPDVAFTAIDWSPHAGDADGMVGAEVIQTLVKRLPNAPGVYRMMNAAGDVLYVGKARSLKKRVTNYAQGRFHTARIGRMVRETATMEFVVTRTEIEALLLEANLIKRLRPRFNVLMRDDKSFPYILLTGDHVSPGIYKHRGARSRKGDYFGPFASAGAVGRTINSLQRAFLLRSCTNSFYENRTRPCLLYQIKRCAGPCTGEISQEDYAGLVAEAKDFLSGRSQKVKTEISAAMQEASAELDFERAAIYRDRLAALSHVQSHQGINPQTVEEADVFAIHQEGGQTCIQVFFFRTGQNWGNRAYFPKADPALEPAEVLGSFLAQFYDDKPTPRAILLSQAVEEQELLAEALSTRAGRKVSISVPQRGEKKDLTDNALQNAREALGRRLAETSTQARLLSGFAGTFGLAKPPVRIEVYDNSHIMGTNAVGAMVVAGPEGFVKNQYRKFNIRSTEITPGDDFGMMREVMERRFSRLLKEHGDTPQEVEGAAGGDDGEDGIEANSGFPAWPDVILIDGGQGQMTAVRKILADLGIEDRVAAIGIAKGQDRDAGRERFFVRGRDSFSLPVRDPVLYFVQRLRDEVHRFAIGSHRARRKKEMVKSPLDEIAGIGPGRKRALLLHFGTAKAVSRAAIEDLVKVDGISEQMAKLVYNHFHDS from the coding sequence ATGAGTCCCGCCCAAACGCACAAAGGAAACGGCGTCGCCGACGACCTGCCGCCCGACCTCGACCTCGAGGACGAGTCGGCCGAGGAGATCGTCGAGCCGGAGACCGTCGGACCGGATGTCGCCTTCACGGCGATAGACTGGTCGCCGCATGCCGGCGATGCCGACGGCATGGTCGGCGCCGAGGTGATCCAGACGCTGGTCAAGCGGCTGCCCAACGCGCCCGGCGTCTACCGCATGATGAATGCCGCCGGCGACGTGCTCTATGTCGGCAAGGCGCGCAGCCTGAAGAAGCGCGTCACCAACTATGCGCAGGGGCGTTTCCACACCGCCCGCATCGGCCGCATGGTGCGCGAGACGGCGACGATGGAGTTCGTCGTCACCCGCACCGAGATCGAGGCGCTGCTGCTCGAGGCAAACCTCATCAAGCGGCTCAGGCCCCGTTTCAACGTGCTGATGCGGGACGACAAGTCTTTCCCCTACATTCTGCTCACCGGCGACCATGTCTCGCCCGGCATCTATAAGCATCGCGGCGCGCGTTCGCGAAAAGGCGATTATTTCGGCCCCTTCGCTTCCGCTGGCGCCGTCGGCCGCACCATCAACTCGCTGCAGCGCGCCTTCCTGCTGAGGAGCTGCACCAACTCCTTTTACGAGAACCGCACCCGGCCCTGCCTGCTCTACCAGATCAAGCGCTGTGCCGGACCTTGCACCGGCGAGATCTCGCAGGAGGACTATGCCGGGCTGGTCGCCGAGGCGAAGGATTTTCTCTCCGGCCGCAGCCAGAAGGTGAAGACGGAAATCTCCGCCGCCATGCAGGAAGCGTCAGCGGAGCTCGATTTCGAGCGCGCCGCCATCTATCGCGACCGGCTGGCGGCCCTTTCGCATGTGCAGAGCCACCAGGGCATCAACCCGCAGACGGTGGAGGAGGCCGACGTCTTCGCCATCCACCAGGAGGGCGGCCAGACCTGCATCCAGGTGTTCTTCTTCCGCACCGGCCAGAACTGGGGCAACCGCGCCTATTTCCCCAAGGCCGACCCGGCGCTGGAGCCGGCGGAGGTGCTGGGCTCGTTCCTGGCGCAGTTCTATGACGACAAGCCGACGCCGCGCGCCATCCTGCTGTCACAAGCCGTCGAGGAGCAAGAGCTTCTGGCCGAGGCGCTGTCGACCCGCGCCGGCCGCAAGGTGTCGATCTCCGTGCCGCAGCGCGGCGAGAAGAAGGACCTGACCGACAACGCGCTGCAGAATGCGCGCGAGGCGCTCGGCCGCAGGCTCGCCGAAACCTCGACGCAGGCGCGCCTGCTGTCGGGGTTTGCTGGAACCTTCGGCCTGGCAAAGCCGCCGGTGCGCATCGAGGTCTACGACAATTCGCACATCATGGGCACCAACGCCGTCGGCGCCATGGTCGTCGCCGGGCCGGAAGGCTTCGTGAAGAACCAGTACCGGAAATTCAACATCCGCTCGACCGAGATCACGCCCGGCGACGATTTCGGCATGATGCGCGAAGTGATGGAGCGGCGGTTCTCGCGCCTGCTGAAGGAGCATGGCGACACGCCGCAGGAGGTGGAAGGCGCCGCCGGCGGGGATGATGGCGAGGACGGCATTGAGGCCAACAGCGGCTTTCCGGCCTGGCCGGACGTCATCCTCATCGACGGCGGCCAGGGCCAGATGACGGCGGTGCGCAAGATCCTCGCCGATCTCGGCATCGAGGACCGCGTCGCCGCGATCGGTATCGCCAAGGGCCAGGACCGCGACGCCGGCCGCGAGCGCTTCTTTGTCAGGGGCAGGGACTCTTTTTCGCTGCCGGTGCGCGATCCCGTGCTCTATTTCGTCCAGCGGCTGCGCGACGAGGTCCACCGCTTCGCCATCGGCTCGCATCGTGCCCGCCGCAAGAAGGAGATGGTCAAGAGCCCGCTCGACGAGATCGCCGGCATAGGCCCGGGCCGCAAGCGCGCGCTGCTCTTGCATTTCGGCACCGCCAAGGCGGTCAGCCGCGCCGCGATCGAGGATCTGGTCAAAGTCGACGGCATTTCGGAACAGATGGCCAAGCTGGTCTACAACCATTTTCATGACAGCTGA
- a CDS encoding SDR family oxidoreductase produces the protein MTKIATALVTGGAKRIGKAIVEDLAAHGFAVAIHANRSGAEAEALAERIRREGGRAAVVAADLTDMDAVSDLVGRSEAALGPVRLLVNNASLFVDDRVEDFDWQAWDRHFAIHVKTPALLAQNFARALPQGEEGLIVNIIDQRVWRPTPRYFSYALSKSALWTQTEMLAQALGPRIRVNAIGPGPTLKNARQDDHDFDRQVAGLILKRGPDLSEFGATIRYLWQARSVTGQMIALDGGQHLAWQTPDVTGMVE, from the coding sequence ATGACGAAGATCGCGACGGCGCTGGTGACGGGTGGCGCAAAACGGATCGGCAAGGCGATCGTCGAGGATCTGGCGGCACACGGCTTTGCCGTCGCCATCCATGCCAACCGCTCAGGCGCCGAGGCCGAGGCGCTGGCAGAGCGCATAAGGCGCGAGGGCGGCCGCGCCGCCGTGGTCGCCGCCGACCTCACCGACATGGACGCCGTCAGCGACTTGGTCGGCCGCTCGGAGGCGGCGCTTGGGCCGGTCAGGCTGCTCGTCAACAATGCCTCGCTTTTCGTCGACGACCGGGTGGAGGATTTCGACTGGCAGGCCTGGGACCGCCACTTCGCCATTCATGTCAAGACGCCGGCGCTTCTGGCGCAGAATTTCGCGCGCGCCCTGCCGCAAGGCGAGGAGGGGCTGATCGTCAACATCATCGACCAGCGCGTCTGGCGCCCGACGCCGCGCTATTTCTCCTATGCGCTGTCGAAGTCGGCGCTGTGGACGCAGACCGAGATGCTGGCGCAGGCGCTTGGCCCCCGCATCCGCGTCAACGCCATCGGGCCCGGCCCAACCTTGAAGAACGCCCGCCAGGACGATCATGATTTCGACAGGCAGGTCGCCGGGCTGATCCTGAAGCGCGGCCCGGATTTGTCCGAATTCGGCGCCACAATCCGCTACCTCTGGCAGGCGCGCTCGGTCACCGGCCAGATGATCGCGCTCGACGGCGGTCAGCACCTTGCGTGGCAGACGCCGGATGTGACAGGCATGGTGGAATGA
- a CDS encoding outer membrane protein has product MKANLKFAPLAVALGLFALGGTAYAADVVSEEPPAPAPVAELPVASWAGPYAGLSAGYGFSGHADARDAGTNIKTKGFVGGVFGGYQWQQENFVYGAEADIGYNGTKGSSNGIEAKSGLEGSLRARLGYSVTPEILLYGTGGLAAKNQKIDDGVSSDSKAMLGWTAGVGTDIKITDNVFGRVEYRYTDYGDKDFDNVGNVKSKDNRVTFGVGMKF; this is encoded by the coding sequence ATGAAAGCCAACCTCAAATTCGCGCCGCTCGCGGTCGCGCTCGGGCTCTTCGCCCTTGGCGGTACCGCCTATGCCGCCGACGTCGTCTCGGAAGAGCCGCCGGCACCCGCCCCGGTTGCCGAACTCCCCGTCGCTTCCTGGGCCGGCCCCTATGCCGGTCTCAGCGCCGGCTACGGCTTCAGCGGCCATGCCGATGCCCGCGATGCCGGCACCAACATCAAGACCAAGGGTTTTGTCGGTGGCGTCTTCGGCGGCTATCAGTGGCAGCAGGAGAACTTCGTGTACGGTGCTGAAGCCGATATCGGCTACAACGGCACCAAGGGCTCCAGCAACGGCATCGAAGCCAAGTCCGGCCTCGAAGGCTCGCTGCGTGCCCGTCTCGGCTACAGCGTGACCCCGGAAATCCTGCTCTACGGTACCGGCGGTCTTGCCGCCAAGAACCAGAAGATCGACGACGGCGTCTCCAGCGACAGCAAGGCGATGCTCGGCTGGACGGCCGGTGTCGGCACCGACATCAAGATCACCGACAACGTGTTCGGCCGTGTCGAGTACCGCTACACCGACTACGGCGACAAGGACTTCGACAATGTCGGCAACGTCAAGTCGAAGGACAACCGCGTCACCTTCGGCGTCGGTATGAAGTTCTAA
- a CDS encoding GFA family protein: MAFLTGRCMCEAVTWTYSGDITRNLVCYCADCQRATSAPLTAFLGMRPEQLSWSGDIRHYESSPDTFRGFCPSCGTRLYFRSDRWPHEIHVHAATMTNPDDYQPDAQVFMPSRVKWLDRLPTIPTHDGFQQRPSGPPAHRTALRSG, translated from the coding sequence ATGGCGTTTTTGACAGGACGCTGCATGTGCGAGGCGGTCACCTGGACATATTCCGGGGACATCACGCGCAATCTGGTCTGTTACTGCGCCGATTGCCAGCGCGCCACGTCCGCTCCGTTGACGGCCTTCCTGGGCATGCGGCCGGAGCAGCTGAGCTGGAGCGGCGACATCAGGCACTATGAAAGCAGCCCGGACACCTTTCGCGGGTTCTGCCCGTCCTGCGGGACGCGTCTCTATTTCCGTTCGGACAGGTGGCCTCACGAGATACACGTGCATGCCGCCACCATGACCAACCCGGATGACTACCAGCCCGATGCGCAGGTATTTATGCCCTCACGCGTGAAATGGCTCGATCGGCTGCCGACGATTCCGACGCATGACGGTTTCCAGCAGCGGCCGTCAGGTCCACCAGCCCACCGAACCGCGTTGAGGTCCGGCTGA
- a CDS encoding TfoX/Sxy family protein, producing the protein MAKAVTQTGVALDPMLERLRAALGGRAFTEQKMFGGTCFMLNGNMLIGTSKRGLLVRVGKVAHAVAVARPHARPMEMGGRAMEGYVHVAPEGTATETDLARWLDLALAFVETLPPKSKPAKVANRRI; encoded by the coding sequence ATGGCGAAGGCAGTCACCCAAACCGGCGTCGCTCTCGACCCGATGCTCGAGCGTCTGCGCGCCGCCCTTGGCGGGCGCGCCTTCACCGAACAGAAGATGTTCGGCGGCACCTGCTTCATGCTCAACGGCAACATGCTGATCGGCACCTCGAAGCGCGGGCTGCTGGTGCGCGTCGGCAAGGTGGCGCATGCGGTGGCGGTCGCCCGTCCGCATGCGCGCCCGATGGAAATGGGCGGGCGCGCAATGGAGGGCTACGTCCACGTCGCGCCGGAAGGCACGGCGACCGAAACCGATCTCGCCCGCTGGCTCGATCTTGCCCTGGCCTTCGTCGAGACGCTGCCGCCGAAGTCGAAGCCGGCCAAGGTCGCAAACAGGCGCATCTAA
- a CDS encoding glutathione S-transferase family protein produces MPKLLYASTSPYSSKVRMAALYAGIAVDLVPVKTEEKPAELIGANPLGKIPVLVLDDGRTIHDSRAITQHLNRVSKNALFPRNPDKRLEAEVLEALADGICDCALSMVYERRTRPEEMVYQPWLDRQWAKIAAALDLLNANPPKLPKKITAGQMALRATLGYLALRFAGKWEKGRGRLTRWAARFDEKFPELKPAVPA; encoded by the coding sequence ATGCCGAAGCTGCTCTACGCCTCCACCTCTCCCTACAGTTCGAAGGTCCGCATGGCCGCGCTTTACGCCGGTATCGCCGTCGACCTCGTGCCGGTCAAGACCGAGGAGAAGCCGGCCGAATTGATCGGCGCCAACCCGCTCGGCAAGATCCCGGTGCTGGTGCTCGACGACGGCCGCACCATCCATGACAGCCGGGCGATCACCCAGCACCTCAATCGCGTGTCGAAGAACGCCCTGTTCCCGCGCAATCCCGACAAGCGGCTGGAGGCTGAGGTGCTGGAGGCGCTGGCCGACGGCATTTGCGATTGCGCGCTGTCGATGGTCTATGAGCGGCGCACACGGCCGGAAGAGATGGTCTATCAGCCCTGGCTCGACCGCCAGTGGGCGAAGATCGCCGCGGCGCTCGACCTGCTCAACGCCAACCCGCCGAAGCTGCCGAAGAAGATCACCGCCGGCCAGATGGCGCTGCGCGCCACCCTCGGCTACCTGGCGCTGCGCTTCGCCGGCAAATGGGAAAAGGGCCGCGGCCGGCTGACCCGCTGGGCGGCGCGCTTCGACGAGAAGTTCCCGGAATTGAAGCCGGCGGTGCCGGCCTAG
- a CDS encoding DinB family protein, translated as MSALSLLRSLFIYQAWANGELLEKLDQLDADAHANERHAAIRLLNHNLVVSKIFAAHLSGMRHCYVSDNTEDTPSLDALRDDVEAMDRWYRDYLDAVAPQLLSEPVPFVFTDGDKAMMSRQEMLTHVVIHGGYHRGEIGRILAQISVAPPWDTFAVHLHQAEPSRRLQIVCEPARV; from the coding sequence ATGAGCGCGCTTTCCCTGCTTCGCAGCCTCTTCATCTATCAGGCCTGGGCCAACGGCGAGCTGCTGGAAAAGCTGGACCAGCTTGATGCGGATGCGCATGCAAACGAGCGCCACGCAGCTATCCGTCTGCTCAATCACAATCTCGTCGTGTCGAAGATATTCGCCGCGCATCTTTCCGGCATGCGCCATTGCTATGTTTCCGACAATACCGAGGACACGCCGTCGCTCGATGCGCTGCGCGACGATGTCGAAGCGATGGACCGCTGGTATCGCGACTATCTCGACGCGGTGGCGCCGCAGCTTCTGTCTGAGCCGGTTCCGTTCGTCTTCACCGACGGCGACAAGGCGATGATGTCTCGCCAGGAGATGCTGACCCATGTCGTCATCCACGGCGGCTATCATCGCGGCGAGATCGGCCGCATCCTCGCGCAGATCTCCGTCGCGCCGCCATGGGATACGTTTGCCGTCCATCTCCACCAGGCAGAACCTTCGCGGCGGCTGCAGATCGTGTGCGAGCCGGCGCGGGTCTGA
- a CDS encoding TetR/AcrR family transcriptional regulator, protein MSTRIAKPRMRMRKLPRQARSRATVEAIIEAGAHVLSELGWAGFTTNKVAEAAGVSIGSLYQYFPDKLSLLEAIRRRHFDQVLSVIAESAEGGKPLKRFAQDLVRGMIEAHSIHPTLHQVLLDEAPGDRGSRAAHASFQTRYLEHYTAAVAQYRRRRKDVETIARVLSSAVEGVIHNAARRDMLDAPELRKQLVELICAYLSGASRSARTG, encoded by the coding sequence ATGTCTACTCGCATTGCCAAGCCGCGCATGCGCATGCGCAAGCTGCCGCGCCAGGCGCGTTCGCGGGCGACCGTCGAGGCGATCATCGAGGCGGGTGCTCATGTTCTGAGCGAGCTCGGATGGGCGGGCTTCACCACCAACAAGGTGGCCGAGGCGGCCGGCGTCAGCATCGGCTCGCTCTACCAATATTTTCCCGACAAGCTATCGCTGCTCGAGGCGATCCGTCGCCGCCATTTCGATCAGGTGCTGTCGGTGATCGCCGAATCAGCCGAAGGCGGCAAGCCGCTCAAGCGATTCGCGCAGGACCTTGTGCGCGGCATGATCGAGGCGCACAGCATCCATCCGACGTTGCATCAGGTGCTGCTCGACGAGGCGCCGGGCGATCGCGGCTCGCGCGCCGCGCACGCCTCGTTCCAGACCCGCTATCTCGAGCACTACACGGCCGCCGTGGCGCAGTATCGCAGACGGCGGAAGGACGTCGAGACGATCGCGCGCGTGCTGTCCTCGGCGGTCGAGGGCGTGATCCACAATGCGGCGCGACGGGACATGCTGGATGCGCCGGAGCTGCGCAAGCAACTCGTCGAGCTGATCTGCGCTTACCTCTCCGGCGCAAGCCGGAGTGCACGGACGGGATAG
- a CDS encoding 23S rRNA (adenine(2030)-N(6))-methyltransferase RlmJ, translated as MNYRHAYHAGNFADVVKHVVLTRLVDYLKQKDKAFRVIDTHAGIGRYDLSSVEAQKTGEWQGGIGRLVGVQLDARAAALLAPYLEAVRALNPNGEMKTYPGSPLIARQLLRKQDRLTALELHPQDAARLKAVFAGDIQARVIELDGWLALGAHLPPKEKRGLVLVDPPFEEEGEFSRLVDGLARAHRRWPGGLYALWYPIKDRKAVAAFRAALKEADIPKLLDIGFEIRPPSGEPSLDGSGMVVVNPPFTLESELRILLPALHKVMAVAQPSRWTLDWLAGE; from the coding sequence ATGAACTATCGCCACGCCTACCACGCCGGCAACTTCGCCGATGTCGTCAAGCATGTCGTGCTGACGCGGCTGGTCGATTATCTGAAGCAGAAGGACAAGGCCTTCCGCGTCATCGACACTCACGCCGGCATCGGCCGCTACGACCTGTCGTCGGTGGAAGCGCAGAAGACCGGCGAGTGGCAGGGCGGCATCGGCCGGCTGGTGGGCGTGCAGCTGGATGCGAGGGCCGCCGCGCTGCTGGCGCCCTATCTCGAAGCCGTTCGCGCGCTGAACCCCAATGGCGAGATGAAGACCTATCCGGGCTCGCCGCTGATCGCCAGGCAGCTGCTGCGCAAGCAGGACCGGCTGACGGCGCTCGAATTGCATCCCCAGGACGCGGCGCGGCTCAAAGCCGTCTTCGCCGGTGATATCCAGGCAAGGGTGATCGAGCTCGACGGCTGGCTGGCGCTCGGCGCGCATCTGCCGCCGAAGGAGAAGCGCGGTCTCGTGCTCGTCGACCCACCCTTCGAGGAGGAAGGGGAATTCTCCCGCCTCGTCGACGGGCTGGCGAGGGCGCACAGACGCTGGCCGGGCGGCCTCTATGCGCTCTGGTATCCGATCAAGGACCGCAAGGCAGTCGCGGCGTTCAGGGCGGCGCTGAAGGAGGCGGATATCCCGAAACTGCTCGACATCGGCTTCGAGATCCGGCCGCCGTCCGGCGAGCCCAGCCTCGACGGCAGCGGCATGGTGGTGGTCAATCCTCCGTTCACGCTGGAAAGCGAATTGCGGATCCTGCTGCCGGCCCTGCACAAGGTCATGGCAGTCGCGCAGCCGTCGCGCTGGACACTGGACTGGCTGGCGGGCGAGTAG